Proteins encoded within one genomic window of Lysinibacillus sphaericus:
- a CDS encoding EamA family transporter produces MKTNVLYPLLIVIASSSYGILSTIVKVAMLHGFTSSEAVSSQYIIGFILVLTIFIITQRKLPKLSKHGLFILVSAGIFTGITGIVYGESLKYLPASLAVVMLFQFTWIGLLLDCVIHKRLPSRPEVISILILFAGTILAAGVLNVDLSGIAIQGWLFGLAAAFTFACFIQFNSRPVEGVTTTSRVLIVSFVALIIVSIFLSPEIAWNGKLFAEGLWKYGLALGLFGIILPIYLFSIAVPKVGGALASILSAIELPVAVTVSVIVLHESLTVLQVIGIALVIIGMMLPSMLANRKSPVKTP; encoded by the coding sequence ATGAAAACAAATGTATTATATCCTCTGTTGATAGTCATCGCTTCTAGTAGTTATGGCATTTTATCGACCATCGTGAAAGTAGCTATGTTGCATGGCTTTACATCATCAGAGGCGGTATCGAGTCAATACATCATTGGCTTTATACTTGTTTTAACAATTTTTATCATCACCCAAAGAAAACTACCGAAACTTTCAAAACACGGACTATTTATATTAGTTAGCGCAGGGATTTTTACAGGTATTACTGGCATCGTTTACGGAGAGTCATTAAAATATTTACCTGCATCTCTAGCCGTCGTTATGCTTTTCCAATTTACTTGGATTGGTTTGCTGTTAGATTGCGTTATCCATAAGCGTCTGCCAAGTAGACCCGAAGTTATTTCGATACTGATTCTATTTGCGGGGACTATTTTGGCTGCCGGTGTATTGAATGTCGATTTAAGCGGTATTGCGATTCAAGGCTGGTTATTTGGGTTAGCTGCTGCATTTACCTTTGCCTGCTTTATCCAATTTAACTCTCGTCCCGTTGAAGGTGTTACAACGACATCAAGAGTTTTAATTGTTTCTTTTGTAGCACTAATTATAGTTAGTATTTTCCTCAGTCCTGAAATTGCATGGAATGGCAAATTATTTGCTGAAGGCTTATGGAAATATGGATTAGCACTTGGACTATTCGGTATAATCTTACCCATTTATTTATTTTCAATTGCAGTACCCAAAGTGGGTGGCGCACTGGCCTCTATTTTAAGTGCAATTGAACTACCTGTAGCTGTGACTGTTTCTGTTATCGTATTGCATGAATCACTCACTGTTTTACAAGTAATCGGCATTGCTTTAGTGATTATCGGCATGATGTTACCTAGTATGCTTGCCAATCGAAAATCACCCGTAAAAACTCCTTAA
- a CDS encoding ABC transporter ATP-binding protein, whose product MKNVKIENVSKQFGKVQGVKDLNLEINTGEFFTFLGPSGCGKTTTLRMIAGFYYPTEGKIFFDDRDVTLLQPNKRNIGMVFQNYALFPHMTVDENIAFGLQVRKLSKQEITQKVDRIRGLVHLGQYGSRKINELSGGQQQRVALARALVIEPDILLLDEPLSNLDAKLREETRIEIKRIQSELGVTTIYVTHDQMEAMSMSDRIMVMDNGYVKQIGTPQEIYNRPVNRFVADFIGETNLIEATIFAINADEVQVKTKHGLVLTGRKQHSSPTLTHMIGDNVFISIRPESVNLGPGENTLTGTITFVEFTGISVNYIVDFIEFSLKVMIINKNVQLKNIGESITLNIAHESLYFLGE is encoded by the coding sequence TTGAAAAATGTCAAAATCGAAAATGTCTCTAAGCAATTTGGGAAAGTGCAAGGTGTAAAAGATTTAAATCTCGAAATCAATACGGGTGAATTCTTTACCTTCCTTGGGCCTAGTGGCTGTGGGAAAACGACGACATTGCGAATGATTGCAGGGTTTTATTATCCTACTGAAGGAAAAATTTTTTTCGATGATCGCGATGTGACATTACTTCAGCCAAATAAACGCAATATTGGTATGGTGTTTCAAAATTATGCGCTGTTTCCACACATGACAGTAGACGAAAATATTGCTTTTGGCTTACAAGTACGAAAGCTCTCTAAACAGGAAATAACACAAAAAGTTGACCGCATTCGAGGACTTGTACATTTAGGGCAATATGGCAGCAGGAAAATTAATGAATTATCTGGTGGTCAGCAGCAACGCGTTGCCCTAGCAAGAGCACTTGTGATTGAGCCTGATATTTTATTACTCGATGAACCGTTGTCGAATTTAGATGCAAAGTTACGTGAGGAAACGCGAATTGAAATTAAAAGAATTCAATCCGAGTTAGGTGTTACAACCATTTATGTAACTCACGATCAAATGGAAGCGATGTCCATGTCGGACCGCATTATGGTGATGGACAATGGTTATGTAAAACAAATCGGCACACCTCAAGAAATTTATAATCGACCAGTAAACCGCTTCGTTGCCGATTTCATCGGGGAAACCAATTTAATCGAAGCGACAATCTTTGCGATTAACGCAGATGAAGTGCAAGTAAAAACAAAGCATGGACTTGTTCTAACTGGGCGAAAGCAACACAGCTCCCCTACTTTAACGCATATGATTGGAGACAACGTGTTTATTTCGATTCGTCCAGAGTCTGTCAATCTGGGCCCTGGAGAAAATACATTAACTGGAACAATCACATTTGTTGAATTTACAGGAATAAGTGTAAATTACATTGTCGATTTTATTGAATTCTCATTGAAAGTTATGATAATCAATAAAAATGTACAGCTAAAAAACATTGGCGAAAGCATTACTTTAAATATAGCGCATGAATCACTATATTTTTTAGGAGAATAG
- a CDS encoding ABC transporter ATP-binding protein — protein sequence MNTFYSYLKLLVKTLPLFWGASKFYSIILFVIIPFQAILPSLTLWFSKGLIDAISTTDTIVYSIIIFFVLSWIIVSFINAILGPVEMTFQGLITDRLIAQLNKSLMDKSSEIKGLYYFENPEFYDDIQILEQEAAWRPVNLIVFTSGMISSVLTGISMLVLLTNFNILIAIIVFVAIIPQAIVTYKLQKEAFETLVINSPEARKMQYYSSVMLSKEHMKEVKIYNTADFFINKYMLTFDKIHADIKKIRYKQTFFSILFVGIGMIGIGLSFWWVVTGVLNNTFTAGDIVIFASSVLLARQSLASFIENSSLLYDTLLYMEKYFKFISLKSDISSGEKLLCLEQNEFTIRFKNVSFHYPNSSKPILQNVSLTISMGQKIALVGENGAGKSTIVKLITRLYEPTEGIIELNGIDITEYEIDAYRKIIGIVFQDFSRYQLTYKENILISDTGNTNDDGMLAIVTEKSDLVDLVASFDYGYEQVLSKNFDNGTELSGGEWQKVAIARAYFRNAAFLILDEPSASLDARSEHQMIESLADLSSTKTLLLITHKLSALNMVDRIIVLQDGHIAEEGSMQELLTSKGYFAELYQLQANKYVNW from the coding sequence ATGAATACATTTTACTCTTATTTGAAACTTCTTGTAAAAACTCTGCCTCTTTTTTGGGGTGCTTCGAAGTTTTATTCTATTATTTTGTTTGTTATTATTCCTTTTCAAGCTATATTACCATCTCTAACTCTATGGTTTTCGAAAGGATTAATCGATGCTATTTCTACTACCGACACCATCGTTTATTCTATCATTATTTTCTTTGTACTATCTTGGATAATCGTGTCATTTATTAATGCCATTTTAGGTCCTGTTGAAATGACCTTTCAAGGTTTAATAACGGATAGATTAATTGCCCAATTAAATAAAAGCTTGATGGATAAATCCTCAGAAATAAAGGGATTATACTACTTCGAAAATCCAGAATTTTATGATGATATACAAATACTTGAGCAAGAGGCTGCGTGGCGACCAGTAAATCTTATTGTTTTTACTTCGGGCATGATTAGTAGTGTACTAACAGGCATTTCAATGTTGGTGTTATTAACAAACTTTAATATTTTGATAGCAATCATTGTGTTTGTTGCGATTATTCCTCAGGCTATCGTTACCTATAAATTACAAAAAGAGGCATTTGAAACACTTGTCATAAATAGTCCTGAAGCTAGAAAGATGCAATATTACAGCTCAGTCATGCTATCAAAAGAACATATGAAAGAAGTGAAAATATATAATACTGCTGACTTCTTCATTAATAAATACATGTTAACGTTCGATAAAATCCATGCAGATATTAAAAAAATTAGATATAAGCAAACTTTCTTCTCAATACTATTTGTCGGAATTGGCATGATTGGAATTGGGTTGAGTTTTTGGTGGGTAGTCACTGGTGTACTAAATAATACATTTACCGCAGGAGATATAGTAATTTTCGCTTCATCAGTTTTACTCGCACGTCAAAGTTTGGCAAGTTTCATAGAAAATTCAAGCTTACTATATGACACGCTACTTTATATGGAAAAATACTTTAAGTTTATCTCTTTAAAATCAGATATTTCATCAGGTGAAAAGCTATTATGTCTAGAACAAAATGAATTTACTATTCGGTTTAAAAATGTATCTTTTCATTACCCTAATTCCTCCAAGCCTATACTCCAGAATGTAAGTTTGACAATCAGCATGGGACAAAAGATTGCATTAGTCGGCGAAAATGGTGCTGGAAAATCGACTATCGTTAAGCTGATTACAAGATTATACGAGCCAACCGAAGGAATCATTGAATTAAACGGCATTGATATTACCGAATATGAAATCGACGCATACCGCAAAATTATCGGTATAGTGTTCCAAGACTTTTCACGTTACCAGTTAACTTATAAAGAAAATATTTTAATTAGTGACACAGGGAATACTAATGATGATGGAATGTTAGCAATTGTTACCGAAAAAAGCGATCTTGTGGATTTGGTTGCAAGTTTTGATTATGGGTACGAGCAAGTTTTAAGTAAAAACTTTGATAATGGAACCGAACTTTCAGGTGGTGAATGGCAAAAGGTAGCAATTGCTAGAGCTTACTTCCGCAATGCAGCATTTCTTATTTTAGATGAACCTTCAGCGTCTCTTGACGCGAGAAGTGAGCATCAAATGATTGAATCATTAGCAGATCTCTCATCAACGAAAACATTACTATTAATAACACATAAATTATCTGCTTTAAATATGGTGGATCGTATCATTGTATTGCAAGACGGACATATAGCAGAGGAAGGTTCGATGCAAGAACTGTTGACCAGCAAAGGCTATTTTGCGGAATTGTATCAACTACAGGCTAATAAGTATGTCAATTGGTGA
- a CDS encoding extracellular solute-binding protein — translation MKKTRIFGFLLVLMLIVVAACSSTNDQGSTKDAAKVDGNTSPSGKLVIYTGRDEEMVQGVIDQFNEKYPDIQVEFLTMGAQQILERLRGEKANPQADFWWGGTQSALMVGANEDLLHAWQPSFIDTIDANYKDTEGRWFGEMLLPEVIMINSDLLTKETGPQDWDDLLDPKWQDQILIRGVLASGTMRTIYSSMIVRQGADTPDKGYEWLLKLDANTKEYTQDPNALYLKLTRQEGSVSLWNLQDILLKKYTTDYPFDYIYPKSGAPILVDGVAVVNKAKNLENAKLFVEFLFEKEMVTKLANDYYQIPTRSDIDQATMPEWYQELDLKTFDIDWQLMSEKEAAWMEHWDTNIKGRGKK, via the coding sequence ATGAAAAAAACACGTATTTTTGGATTTTTGCTTGTGTTGATGCTAATCGTTGTAGCTGCTTGTAGTAGCACTAACGATCAGGGTTCGACAAAAGATGCTGCAAAAGTAGATGGAAACACATCTCCGTCAGGTAAGCTGGTCATTTACACAGGGCGTGATGAAGAAATGGTGCAAGGCGTAATCGATCAGTTTAATGAGAAGTACCCGGACATTCAAGTGGAGTTTTTAACAATGGGGGCTCAACAAATATTAGAGCGTCTACGCGGTGAAAAAGCAAATCCTCAAGCAGATTTTTGGTGGGGTGGTACTCAATCCGCCTTAATGGTTGGAGCAAACGAGGATTTACTCCATGCATGGCAACCGAGCTTTATCGACACAATCGATGCAAACTATAAAGATACAGAAGGTCGCTGGTTCGGTGAAATGCTATTACCTGAAGTCATTATGATTAATAGTGACTTACTAACAAAAGAAACCGGTCCACAAGATTGGGATGATTTATTAGATCCGAAATGGCAGGACCAAATTTTAATTCGTGGGGTATTAGCGTCAGGAACTATGCGCACGATTTATTCATCCATGATTGTTCGTCAAGGTGCCGACACACCTGACAAAGGTTATGAATGGCTATTAAAATTAGATGCCAACACAAAAGAATATACGCAAGATCCTAATGCACTTTATTTAAAGCTTACACGTCAAGAAGGTAGTGTTTCATTATGGAATCTACAAGATATCCTATTGAAAAAGTATACAACAGATTATCCGTTTGATTACATCTATCCAAAGAGTGGTGCACCAATTTTAGTAGATGGTGTTGCGGTTGTTAACAAGGCAAAAAATTTAGAGAACGCAAAATTATTCGTTGAATTTTTATTTGAAAAAGAGATGGTTACCAAATTAGCGAACGACTATTACCAAATTCCAACACGCTCCGACATTGATCAAGCGACAATGCCAGAATGGTATCAGGAATTAGATTTAAAAACATTTGATATTGATTGGCAGTTAATGTCGGAAAAAGAGGCAGCATGGATGGAACACTGGGATACTAATATAAAAGGTAGAGGAAAGAAATAG
- a CDS encoding GNAT family N-acetyltransferase, protein MSITIRQAQPQDARAVVPLIIDAIGEIANRLTGEQTASMVEQELTVLFKREDNRHSYLNTFVAVEGEQVLGILVYYNGEQAIQMDANLVKWLEEKNAPSIAIDQEAHQDEYYIDTVCVAPEARGKGIGTLLIQFAIEQTKQRGFTKLSLNVETQKEDARRLYERMGFVITEPWSIIDEPFHHMVKQI, encoded by the coding sequence ATGAGTATTACGATTCGACAAGCACAACCACAGGATGCCCGTGCCGTTGTGCCACTAATTATTGATGCGATTGGTGAGATTGCCAACCGTTTAACAGGTGAACAGACAGCTTCAATGGTAGAACAAGAACTAACAGTCCTCTTCAAACGTGAAGACAACAGACACTCTTATTTAAATACTTTTGTTGCTGTGGAAGGTGAACAAGTTTTAGGCATCCTTGTTTACTATAATGGTGAACAAGCCATTCAAATGGATGCCAATCTCGTAAAATGGCTTGAAGAGAAAAATGCTCCTTCAATCGCTATCGATCAAGAGGCGCATCAAGATGAATATTATATTGATACAGTTTGTGTAGCACCAGAGGCTCGTGGTAAAGGAATCGGTACACTATTAATCCAATTCGCCATTGAGCAAACAAAACAACGAGGTTTTACAAAATTATCACTGAATGTTGAAACGCAAAAAGAAGATGCTCGTCGCTTATATGAACGTATGGGCTTTGTGATTACTGAACCATGGTCCATCATAGACGAACCTTTCCATCATATGGTGAAACAGATTTAG
- the argH gene encoding argininosuccinate lyase — protein sequence MFEDFRNKIQQEDGIIFPSNIYRKIVLQPAYDEAKKNFLTIMLQINIAHLKMLEEQGLVKKEEAKQIALALKKLDLNYYRIEDYSPQYEDLFFRIENKLIELAGDVAGNLHIGRSRNDMGIAIYRMTLRKKLLMLMGELLKLRGDLIAAAEEHIDTIMIGYTHTQQAQPTTFAHYLKAVIDQLDRDFERMQHCYKTINRSSMGAAALTTTGFNISRERMRDLLAFDDIIENAWDAVAGADYIAETASIVQLAALNLGRTSQDFLLWATQEFNAFTLASPYVQISSIMPQKRNPVSIEHTRSLLSAVVGDASTVLQMVHNTPFGDIVDTEDDMQPYLWRAMDRLIGIYKLFGSLVVTMDVNKKKLRNRAENSFANVTELADTLVRSEGISFRQAHSIVSKCIKVLLAHGEESLASLTWGLANTQAKLVTGKPLVISEEDFYHTLKPEFFVNVRTLLGGPSPETMRASIERSKAQANTLLEWIQQKELAITEAEKQLILFIEEWDQ from the coding sequence ATGTTTGAAGATTTCCGTAACAAAATTCAGCAAGAGGATGGAATAATTTTTCCTTCGAATATTTACCGGAAAATTGTATTGCAACCGGCTTATGATGAAGCAAAGAAAAATTTTTTAACGATTATGCTTCAAATTAATATTGCCCATTTAAAAATGCTAGAAGAACAAGGACTTGTAAAAAAAGAAGAAGCGAAGCAAATTGCTTTGGCACTGAAAAAACTAGATTTGAACTATTATCGAATAGAAGATTACAGCCCGCAATACGAAGATTTATTTTTCCGCATTGAAAATAAATTAATTGAACTTGCTGGTGATGTTGCCGGAAATCTTCATATCGGTAGAAGTCGGAATGATATGGGGATTGCCATTTATCGAATGACATTGCGCAAAAAATTATTAATGCTTATGGGAGAATTGCTTAAATTACGCGGTGATTTAATTGCAGCTGCCGAGGAGCATATTGATACGATAATGATTGGCTATACACATACGCAACAAGCTCAACCGACCACTTTTGCCCATTATTTAAAAGCTGTTATTGATCAGCTAGATCGTGATTTTGAGCGCATGCAGCATTGCTATAAAACGATAAATCGGAGCAGTATGGGGGCAGCCGCCTTAACGACAACAGGCTTTAACATTAGTCGTGAGCGTATGCGAGACTTATTAGCTTTTGACGATATTATTGAAAATGCATGGGATGCGGTTGCTGGAGCTGATTATATTGCTGAAACAGCAAGTATTGTGCAACTTGCGGCACTGAATCTTGGCCGTACATCACAAGACTTTTTACTATGGGCTACGCAGGAATTCAACGCCTTTACACTTGCAAGTCCATACGTTCAAATTAGCTCTATTATGCCTCAAAAGCGAAACCCTGTGTCCATTGAGCATACGCGCTCATTACTATCTGCGGTTGTTGGAGATGCAAGTACAGTGCTACAAATGGTACATAATACACCGTTTGGTGATATTGTTGATACAGAGGACGATATGCAACCGTATTTATGGCGAGCGATGGATCGATTAATAGGTATATATAAATTATTTGGCTCGCTTGTTGTCACAATGGATGTCAACAAGAAAAAGCTTCGAAACCGTGCAGAAAATAGCTTTGCCAATGTAACAGAACTTGCTGATACGTTAGTGCGTTCGGAAGGTATTTCATTTCGCCAAGCCCATAGTATCGTAAGTAAATGTATTAAAGTATTGCTTGCTCACGGTGAAGAATCATTGGCAAGTCTTACGTGGGGATTAGCCAATACACAAGCCAAATTGGTTACTGGCAAACCGTTAGTTATTTCTGAAGAAGATTTCTATCATACTTTAAAACCCGAGTTCTTCGTAAATGTCCGAACATTACTAGGTGGCCCCTCCCCTGAAACGATGCGGGCTTCGATCGAACGTTCGAAGGCACAAGCCAATACCTTACTTGAGTGGATTCAACAGAAAGAATTAGCTATTACAGAGGCGGAGAAGCAATTAATTTTGTTTATAGAGGAATGGGATCAATGA